DNA sequence from the Colletotrichum higginsianum IMI 349063 chromosome 10, whole genome shotgun sequence genome:
AGGACATGAAAGACAGGTCGATACATGGCTGGTGGCCGATGTGAGTCGAgtcgccccccccctccccctttttgtttttcttccccCGAGCGAGAAGAAAACCGCTGAACGCTTTCTCGTAGATACGTCGTCTACGCGCAGAAACCAGAATGAGCAGCTCTTAGACACTGGAGATACTtggggagagagacaagTTAACGGCAGCGTACGGTGAAACAAATTTGTTTCCATCCTCCAGAGAGGTTCTACTAACACTGGATATCATTCGAACTCATTGCATGATCACATTACATCATCACAAAAGTTGATGTAGTGGCGGCGAAGGGGGAAAGCAACACAGGGAACAGGGAAAGGGCGTGTATTTGGAGTTAGAAAATAACATTAGATTATGTATCGGACTTTGTGGCATGTCGGTAAAGGATTGCAGAGACGTAGGAGGCTGCATCATATCATGCCATGACCTCCACAGACCGGTCGATTACTAAATTACACTAAATCATGAAACAGCATGTTTGATCTCTTCTCGGTTCGAGCACTAGATCTTGGTGGCCACCTCGTCGCTGTGGGCCTCACCGGTGCGAATGTGATTGTTGTCCTCGACAGCCAGGGTCTGCTCGTCGTTCAACTTGGGGTTCCTCAggaggaaggcgaaggcgatcAAGGGGACCGTCAGGCAGATACCGGTGATGGTGAGCAGCCGCTGGACGTGCCTGTAGGACTCGATGATGGCAGCGCGCTCAGGGGTGCCGACGGGGtagtcgatgatggcgaacAGCGGCTGGCCGTAGGTGTAGGTGATGAGGGTCTCGTTGTTGAACTGCGCCAGGTTCTCCCGCAGGGTCGAGGGCAGGACCTGGGTCCAGATGGCGCCCGAGACGGTGTTGCCAAAGGCCGAGCCGATGTTGTACGTGGCGAGATACAGGCCGGTCATGATGGCGAGGTGCTCGTGCTTGAGGCTGGTCTGTAGGGAGGCCTGGGCAGGGTACGGGAacatgccgccggcgatACCGAGAAGGACctgggcgccgatgacgccaCCCTGGCCGGAGGGCGAACCTCGGTAGTGGATCAGCAGGCCGAAGGCGACCATGAAGAGCatggtgccggcgacgatgaagtACTTGAGGCGGCGGaccttgaagacgatgaagcCGAGGATGAAGCCGGTGATGACGCTGCAGAAGGAGTACAGGGACGTGATGCGGGTGGCCTCGGTGACGCTAAAGTCAAAGGCGACGAGGCAGACGGTGTACAGGTAGTCGCCCTGCATGTACCAGGCCCAGTTGAGGCCCAGGGCGATGCCGAGAGGGGCGAGGATGCCACGGTCTCTCATGAGGTAGAAGGGGACGAGCGGGTGCTTGGCCTTGCGCTCCCAGAGGATGAAGGCGGGGATGCACaggatgccgatgacgaggggcGCGATGATGTGGGCCTCGTGCCAGGACGAGGtgaagccgccggcgatggtgaagggcacgaggatgagggcgaagatggcgatgacgaggatgatgccgatgacgTCGAGCTGCCAGaagagctcgacgaggaactTCTTGAAGCCGAGGGCGCGGAAGGGCGAGGTGTACGAGTTGAGCAGGCCTTGCTTccgggcgcggcggccgacgatGGACAGGCTGACGATGAGGGGCAGGGCGCAGACCGGGTAGATGATGCACCACATGCCGATGCCCCACTGCCACGAGCTGTTGgtgaggacggcggcggagatgTTGCCGCTGACCCaggtgttgatgatgaaggGCAGGGCGGGGATGTAGCTGAAGAGCAGGCGGGCGCGGGTGGAGGTGATATCGGCGATGAtgacctcgacgagcagcATGATCATGGTGTAGCCGATCTGGTagatgacggcgccggcggcgaaggcctTGACGCCGGTGGCACAGGtctcgacgatggtgccgaCGACGTAGAAGAGGACGGAGACGcagacgagctcgacgcggccgaAGACGTCGGCGATCTTGGCCGAGGtgggctgggcggcggcggcgatgacggagcGCAGGACGTTGACGGTGGCGAGCAGCGAGTGGGTGGCGTAGCTGTTGGTGGCGGTGGGCTGGTAGGCGTAGCGGAGggtgccgtcgaggccgtaggcgtaggcgacgaggaagacgccgaagaagatgaagatgcgATCGGTGcgggtgatggcggcggtgagggCCTCGATGCGGACGACACCGGGCGACTTTTCGCCGATGATGTCCGTGTGCTCGTAGGCCGGGGGTGGCGGGCTGGTCGTGACGACGGCGTTCTTctcgggcgaggaggaggtgtCTACCACCGGAGAGACGGGCGTCTCAGCGGCAGacgcggcctcgtccttcttgcgTCCAAAGAGACCCATAGTGACGGATGAGTTTGGTGTGGTCTGAGAAGGGGAGTGTCAGTCGGGGCTCATGAGAGTGAGAATCGGTAGAACATAAGAGGCTTCCACGAGATGCGTCTTCTTGAAAAAACAAATGTCGGGAAACCAAAACTCCACTTGGGTGCGTCTCGGCACCTTGGAGGGCGGCATCGGAGACTTACCAGACAATGGGGATCTCGGGAGATGCGGTGACGTATCCGGCGCTGGGGGCGGAAGATGCGACACAATACCAAGGGTCAAGTCAGTGCGGACCGAGATGTCGTGACCGAGGTGAAGGTGCTCAAGCTTGGTTTTGCACAGACACCACACAGTCACCACAATGACTATGAGTGACAACGACTGAGCAGAGGCGCTGATGAACAGCCAACAAGACACAGGGCcctgatgaagaagatgatgaagaggatgatgatgtgaagaggaagaagaagggtagaagagagagatagagagagagagtttCCCAAAAGCTGGATCCGCCTGCAGGAGGAGCAAACTGGGACAAGACAGGGAGGGAGGTTACATTGGCGGCCTTTTTAACTTTTTGCACGGCCAACACCAGCTTTTATCATTTTATCGGTATGATCAGAGCCTCCCAGATGCAGGCCGTCCAATCAAGGTGCGCACCGCCCGTCCTTCTCCGGTCCTTGGTGCACATCGGAGCCATTTCGGGGGGGCGGCCGAGCCTGGTGGATGAGCAACTCACACGCGCTAGCTGTGCTAGTGAGGGAGTGAGATTGAGTGAGAGAGCAAGAGAAAACCCATTACCGGGCTAGCTCTTCTAGGGGTCATGTcatggtgggtggtggtgctgtcACTGGCTGGTCACTCACTCAACTCactgctggtggtggtggtgtgacggtgagtgagtgagtgttgTCGGGGATCAGGCCTGCAGTGAAGTGAGAGAAAAACTCCAAACCGTCAG
Encoded proteins:
- a CDS encoding Major facilitator superfamily transporter, which gives rise to MGLFGRKKDEAASAAETPVSPVVDTSSSPEKNAVVTTSPPPPAYEHTDIIGEKSPGVVRIEALTAAITRTDRIFIFFGVFLVAYAYGLDGTLRYAYQPTATNSYATHSLLATVNVLRSVIAAAAQPTSAKIADVFGRVELVCVSVLFYVVGTIVETCATGVKAFAAGAVIYQIGYTMIMLLVEVIIADITSTRARLLFSYIPALPFIINTWVSGNISAAVLTNSSWQWGIGMWCIIYPVCALPLIVSLSIVGRRARKQGLLNSYTSPFRALGFKKFLVELFWQLDVIGIILVIAIFALILVPFTIAGGFTSSWHEAHIIAPLVIGILCIPAFILWERKAKHPLVPFYLMRDRGILAPLGIALGLNWAWYMQGDYLYTVCLVAFDFSVTEATRITSLYSFCSVITGFILGFIVFKVRRLKYFIVAGTMLFMVAFGLLIHYRGSPSGQGGVIGAQVLLGIAGGMFPYPAQASLQTSLKHEHLAIMTGLYLATYNIGSAFGNTVSGAIWTQVLPSTLRENLAQFNNETLITYTYGQPLFAIIDYPVGTPERAAIIESYRHVQRLLTITGICLTVPLIAFAFLLRNPKLNDEQTLAVEDNNHIRTGEAHSDEVATKI